Proteins encoded by one window of Gemmatimonas aurantiaca:
- a CDS encoding 2,3,4,5-tetrahydropyridine-2,6-dicarboxylate N-succinyltransferase encodes MALSIAELEARCNDPLLLDGGAPLVHDAQHLFDSTMAHLERGDVRAAQRDADGTWHAVPWVKRAILLGFRLGRVVEMGGAGAFNFFDKHTFPAREFRVENQVRIVPGGSTVRRGAYLAPGVVCMPPMYVNVGAHVGRGTMIDSHALVGSCAQIGERVHLSAAAQIGGVLEPINASPVVIEDDVVVGGNCGVYEGTVVRSKAVLAAGVILTRGTPVYDLVKETVHRATADQPLVIPEGAVVVPGARRVTSAFGEAQGLSLQTPVIVKYRDDRTDASTALEAWLR; translated from the coding sequence ATGGCTCTCTCCATTGCCGAACTCGAAGCGCGCTGCAACGATCCGCTGTTGCTCGACGGCGGCGCGCCCCTCGTCCACGATGCCCAGCACCTCTTCGATTCCACGATGGCCCATCTGGAACGTGGCGATGTGCGTGCAGCGCAGCGTGATGCGGACGGCACGTGGCACGCCGTCCCCTGGGTGAAGCGGGCCATCCTGCTGGGATTCCGTCTGGGCCGGGTCGTGGAAATGGGCGGCGCCGGCGCGTTCAACTTCTTCGACAAGCACACGTTTCCCGCACGCGAATTCCGCGTCGAGAATCAGGTGCGCATCGTGCCCGGTGGTTCCACCGTGCGTCGTGGGGCGTATCTGGCGCCCGGTGTGGTGTGCATGCCGCCCATGTACGTGAACGTCGGCGCGCATGTGGGGCGGGGCACCATGATCGATTCACATGCGCTCGTGGGAAGTTGCGCGCAGATCGGAGAGCGGGTGCATCTGAGTGCCGCCGCGCAGATCGGCGGTGTGCTCGAGCCCATCAACGCCTCGCCCGTCGTCATCGAAGACGATGTGGTGGTCGGCGGAAATTGCGGTGTGTACGAAGGCACGGTCGTGCGCAGCAAGGCCGTGCTTGCGGCCGGCGTGATACTCACGCGCGGAACCCCAGTGTACGACCTCGTGAAAGAGACCGTGCATCGTGCCACGGCCGATCAGCCGCTCGTCATTCCCGAGGGCGCCGTGGTGGTGCCGGGGGCACGCCGCGTGACGTCGGCGTTCGGTGAAGCGCAGGGCCTGTCGTTGCAGACGCCCGTCATCGTGAAGTACCGCGACGATCGCACCGATGCCTCCACCGCGCTGGAGGCGTGGCTGCGTTGA